In a single window of the Cucumis melo cultivar AY chromosome 11, USDA_Cmelo_AY_1.0, whole genome shotgun sequence genome:
- the LOC103498838 gene encoding pentatricopeptide repeat-containing protein At1g05600 isoform X2 — translation MINILGNSGRVSEMREVMDQMRDDSCECKDSVFSFAIKTYASHGLLEDGISLFKSLGRFNCTNRTQTFNTLLEILLNESQLHAACQLFQECSYGWEVKSRTQSLNLLMQSLCQRGQSELALHVFQEMDYQSCYPNRLSYLIVMKGLCQDGRLNEAIHLLYSMFWRISRKGSGGDIVIYRTLLFALCDNGEIEQAVEILGKILRKGLKAPKRAHYRIDLDQCRNNKLTIEEIKSLINEALIKGGIPSSDSYCAMAVDLYNENKTDQGDKVVSHMIAKGFRPPSSIYEAKVASLCKEGKVDDAVKVIEEQIVGSCVPTIALYNIVLKGLCDDGKSTVAMEYLKKMAKKVGLVANKETYSTLVHGLCRENRYTEACKVLEEMVIKSFWPCSNTFNTLIKGLCSVGKQYEAVMWLEEMISQGQLPHVCVWNSLVSSLCCDVAGIDMCSKVL, via the coding sequence ATGATCAATATACTCGGAAACTCGGGCAGAGTTTCCGAGATGAGAGAAGTGATGGATCAGATGAGAGATGACTCTTGTGAATGCAAAGATTCTGTATTTTCATTTGCAATTAAAACGTATGCTAGTCATGGATTATTGGAAGATGGTATATCTCTTTTTAAAAGCCTTGGGAGATTTAACTGTACCAATAGAACACAAACTTTCAATACCCTTTTGGAAATCCTGTTGAATGAATCTCAGCTTCATGCTGCTTGTCAGCTTTTTCAGGAGTGTTCTTATGGTTGGGAAGTGAAATCCAGGACTCAGTCCTTGAATTTGTTGATGCAATCTCTCTGCCAAAGAGGTCAATCTGAGCTTGCTTTACATGTCTTTCAAGAAATGGATTACCAAAGTTGCTATCCAAATAGACTGAGTTATTTGATTGTAATGAAAGGACTGTGTCAAGATGGTAGGCTTAATGAGGCCATCCATTTGTTGTATTCCATGTTTTGGAGAATTTCTCGAAAGGGTAGTGGAGGGGACATAGTAATTTATAGAACCCTTCTGTTTGCTTTGTGTGATAATGGAGAGATCGAGCAAGCTGTGGAAATACTCGGCAAGATCTTGAGGAAAGGACTAAAAGCCCCTAAACGGGCTCATTACCGAATCGACTTAGATCAATGCCGGAATAACAAGCTCACCATCGAGGAAATCAAGAGTTTAATCAATGAAGCTTTAATCAAAGGCGGAATTCCCAGTTCAGATAGCTATTGTGCCATGGCTGTTGATCTATATAACGAAAACAAGACTGATCAGGGAGATAAAGTGGTTAGTCACATGATCGCTAAAGGCTTCAGGCCACCGTCCTCGATCTATGAAGCGAAAGTAGCTTCATTATGCAAAGAAGGCAAAGTTGATGATGCGGTCAAAGTAATTGAAGAGCAAATAGTGGGAAGTTGTGTTCCAACTATTGCATTGTACAACATCGTTCTGAAGGGTCTTTGTGATGATGGAAAATCAACCGTGGCTATGGAGTATTTGAAGAAAATGGCAAAGAAGGTCGGTCTTGTTGCCAACAAAGAAACTTACAGCACTTTAGTACATGGACTTTGTCGCGAAAATCGATATACTGAAGCATGTAAGGTTCTAGAGGAGATGGTTATCAAATCGTTTTGGCCTTGTTCTAACACATTCAATACGCTTATCAAAGGTCTTTGCTCAGTTGGAAAACAATATGAAGCTGTGATGTGGTTGGAAGAAATGATTAGCCAAGGTCAATTGCCTCATGTTTGTGTCTGGAATTCTTTGGTTTCATCTCTGTGTTGCGATGTGGCTGGCATCGATATGTGCTCCAAGGTTTTATGA
- the LOC103498838 gene encoding pentatricopeptide repeat-containing protein At1g05600 isoform X1 yields MTVRWPRILTPTYLSQIIRKQNNPLTAYQLFKEAKCRYPDYRHNGPVYAAMINILGNSGRVSEMREVMDQMRDDSCECKDSVFSFAIKTYASHGLLEDGISLFKSLGRFNCTNRTQTFNTLLEILLNESQLHAACQLFQECSYGWEVKSRTQSLNLLMQSLCQRGQSELALHVFQEMDYQSCYPNRLSYLIVMKGLCQDGRLNEAIHLLYSMFWRISRKGSGGDIVIYRTLLFALCDNGEIEQAVEILGKILRKGLKAPKRAHYRIDLDQCRNNKLTIEEIKSLINEALIKGGIPSSDSYCAMAVDLYNENKTDQGDKVVSHMIAKGFRPPSSIYEAKVASLCKEGKVDDAVKVIEEQIVGSCVPTIALYNIVLKGLCDDGKSTVAMEYLKKMAKKVGLVANKETYSTLVHGLCRENRYTEACKVLEEMVIKSFWPCSNTFNTLIKGLCSVGKQYEAVMWLEEMISQGQLPHVCVWNSLVSSLCCDVAGIDMCSKVL; encoded by the coding sequence ATGACTGTTAGGTGGCCAAGGATTTTAACGCCCACATATTTATCTCAGATTATTAGGAAGCAGAATAATCCCTTAACAGCTTACCAACTGTTTAAGGAAGCCAAGTGTAGGTACCCAGATTATCGGCACAATGGTCCAGTGTATGCCGCAATGATCAATATACTCGGAAACTCGGGCAGAGTTTCCGAGATGAGAGAAGTGATGGATCAGATGAGAGATGACTCTTGTGAATGCAAAGATTCTGTATTTTCATTTGCAATTAAAACGTATGCTAGTCATGGATTATTGGAAGATGGTATATCTCTTTTTAAAAGCCTTGGGAGATTTAACTGTACCAATAGAACACAAACTTTCAATACCCTTTTGGAAATCCTGTTGAATGAATCTCAGCTTCATGCTGCTTGTCAGCTTTTTCAGGAGTGTTCTTATGGTTGGGAAGTGAAATCCAGGACTCAGTCCTTGAATTTGTTGATGCAATCTCTCTGCCAAAGAGGTCAATCTGAGCTTGCTTTACATGTCTTTCAAGAAATGGATTACCAAAGTTGCTATCCAAATAGACTGAGTTATTTGATTGTAATGAAAGGACTGTGTCAAGATGGTAGGCTTAATGAGGCCATCCATTTGTTGTATTCCATGTTTTGGAGAATTTCTCGAAAGGGTAGTGGAGGGGACATAGTAATTTATAGAACCCTTCTGTTTGCTTTGTGTGATAATGGAGAGATCGAGCAAGCTGTGGAAATACTCGGCAAGATCTTGAGGAAAGGACTAAAAGCCCCTAAACGGGCTCATTACCGAATCGACTTAGATCAATGCCGGAATAACAAGCTCACCATCGAGGAAATCAAGAGTTTAATCAATGAAGCTTTAATCAAAGGCGGAATTCCCAGTTCAGATAGCTATTGTGCCATGGCTGTTGATCTATATAACGAAAACAAGACTGATCAGGGAGATAAAGTGGTTAGTCACATGATCGCTAAAGGCTTCAGGCCACCGTCCTCGATCTATGAAGCGAAAGTAGCTTCATTATGCAAAGAAGGCAAAGTTGATGATGCGGTCAAAGTAATTGAAGAGCAAATAGTGGGAAGTTGTGTTCCAACTATTGCATTGTACAACATCGTTCTGAAGGGTCTTTGTGATGATGGAAAATCAACCGTGGCTATGGAGTATTTGAAGAAAATGGCAAAGAAGGTCGGTCTTGTTGCCAACAAAGAAACTTACAGCACTTTAGTACATGGACTTTGTCGCGAAAATCGATATACTGAAGCATGTAAGGTTCTAGAGGAGATGGTTATCAAATCGTTTTGGCCTTGTTCTAACACATTCAATACGCTTATCAAAGGTCTTTGCTCAGTTGGAAAACAATATGAAGCTGTGATGTGGTTGGAAGAAATGATTAGCCAAGGTCAATTGCCTCATGTTTGTGTCTGGAATTCTTTGGTTTCATCTCTGTGTTGCGATGTGGCTGGCATCGATATGTGCTCCAAGGTTTTATGA
- the LOC103498839 gene encoding beclin-1-like protein isoform X1, translated as MGDRKTGRIPPADPNLPRFGCQNCGQSLCFVGVDTHADKFINDPSARSGMQGSGAHGASSMLASTRMDNSFVVLPKQRPQSHGVPRPREGAGQADTGQTGKAMDESFVVVYKNESPSDGGGMHIPSPDGAMQPNNSGFHSTITILKRAFDIAKTQTQVEQPLCLECMRILSDKLDKEVEDVNRDIKAYEACLKRLEGESRNVLSEADFLKEKLKIEEEERRLEAAIKETENQFTEVNAELKELELKSVRFKELEERYWHEYNNFQFQLISHQEERDAILAKIEVSQAHLELLKRTNVLNDAFPIWHDGDFGTINNFRLGRLPKIPVEWDEINAAWGQASLLLHTMCQYFRPRFQYRIKILPMGSYPRIMEHNNTYELFGPVNLFWSTRYDKAMTLFLICLKEFAEFANSRDQENNIPHEKCFKLPYKIENDKVENYSITQSFNKQEYWTKALKYTLCNLKWALYWFVGNTNFQPLSAITASHNEVPSVGSFYTKRGADSKSDYRNSSTR; from the exons ATGGGTGACAGAAAAACCGGCAGGATCCCGCCGGCGGACCCGAATCTTCCTCGATTCGGCTGCCAGAACTGCGGCCAGTCCTTATGCTTCGTCGGCGTCGACACCCATGCTGATAAGTTCATCAATGATCCTTCTGCTCGATCCG GGATGCAGGGGTCTGGAGCTCATGGGGCCAGTAGCATGTTAGCTTCAACGCGTATGGATAATTCCTTTGTTGTGTTGCCAAAGCAACGGCCCCAATCACATGGAGTTCCTCGTCCGCGTGAGGGGGCTGGTCAGGCTGATACGGGACAAACTGGAAAGGCAATGGATGAATCTTTTGTGGTTGTGTATAAGAATGAATCTCCGTCTGATGGAGGTGGAATGCATATACCATCACCTGATGGGGCAATGCAGCCAAATAATTCTGGGTTTCACTCTACTATAACTATCTTAAAACGTGCTTTTGACATTGCCAAaactcaaactcag GTCGAGCAGCCTTTGTGCCTGGAATGCATGAGGATTTTGTCTGATAAACTTGATAAGGAGGTTGAAGATGTGAACAGGGATATTAAGGCATATGAAGCCTGCCTCAAACGCTTAGAGGGGGAGTCACGAAACGTTCTCTCCGAAGCTGATTTTCTTAAAGAGAAATTAAAG ATTGAGGAAGAAGAGAGAAGGCTTGAAGCGGCCATTAAAGAGACAGAGAACCAGTTTACGGAAGTAAATGCTGAACTAAAAGAACTGGAGCTTAAATCTGTTCGGTTTAAGGAATTGGAAGAGAG GTATTGGCatgaatataataattttcagTTTCAATTAATTTCACATCAG GAAGAGAGAGATGCAATTTTAGCAAAAATAGAAGTTTCACAAGCACACTTGGAATTGTTGAAGCGAACAAATGTGCTCAACGATGCCTTTCCCATTTGGCATGACGGAGACTTTGGAACTATTAACAATTTCCGGCTTGGACGTCTTCCCAAGATCCCA GTTGAATGGGATGAAATAAATGCTGCATGGGGACAAGCTAGCCTTCTTCTTCATACAATGTGCCAGTATTTCAGGCCAAGATTTCA ATATCGGATAAAAATACTTCCAATGGGAAGCTACCCTCGGATCATGGAACATAACAATACATATGAACT GTTTGGACCAGTGAACTTGTTTTGGAGCACACGTTACGATAAAGCCATGACGTTGTTCTTGATTTGCTTAAAGGAATTTGCTGAGTTTGCCAATTCTAGGGATCAGGAGAACAACATACCGCATGAGAAATGTTTCAAATTGCCATATAA GATTGAGAACGACAAGGTCGAAAATTATTCCATCACGCAAAGCTTCAACAAACAAGAGTATTGGACAAAAGCTCTCAAGTATACTCTCTGCAATTTGAAATGGGCTCTCTACTGGTTTGTTGGCAATACAAATTTCCAGCCCCTTTCTGCAATCACCGCATCACACAACGAAGTTCCTTCAGTTGGCTCTTTTTATACAAAGCGCGGGGCCGACTCCAAGTCTGACTATAGAAATTCTTCGACCAGGTGA
- the LOC103498839 gene encoding beclin-1-like protein isoform X2, whose product MLISSSMILLLDPGSGAHGASSMLASTRMDNSFVVLPKQRPQSHGVPRPREGAGQADTGQTGKAMDESFVVVYKNESPSDGGGMHIPSPDGAMQPNNSGFHSTITILKRAFDIAKTQTQVEQPLCLECMRILSDKLDKEVEDVNRDIKAYEACLKRLEGESRNVLSEADFLKEKLKIEEEERRLEAAIKETENQFTEVNAELKELELKSVRFKELEERYWHEYNNFQFQLISHQEERDAILAKIEVSQAHLELLKRTNVLNDAFPIWHDGDFGTINNFRLGRLPKIPVEWDEINAAWGQASLLLHTMCQYFRPRFQYRIKILPMGSYPRIMEHNNTYELFGPVNLFWSTRYDKAMTLFLICLKEFAEFANSRDQENNIPHEKCFKLPYKIENDKVENYSITQSFNKQEYWTKALKYTLCNLKWALYWFVGNTNFQPLSAITASHNEVPSVGSFYTKRGADSKSDYRNSSTR is encoded by the exons ATGCTGATAAGTTCATCAATGATCCTTCTGCTCGATCCG GGGTCTGGAGCTCATGGGGCCAGTAGCATGTTAGCTTCAACGCGTATGGATAATTCCTTTGTTGTGTTGCCAAAGCAACGGCCCCAATCACATGGAGTTCCTCGTCCGCGTGAGGGGGCTGGTCAGGCTGATACGGGACAAACTGGAAAGGCAATGGATGAATCTTTTGTGGTTGTGTATAAGAATGAATCTCCGTCTGATGGAGGTGGAATGCATATACCATCACCTGATGGGGCAATGCAGCCAAATAATTCTGGGTTTCACTCTACTATAACTATCTTAAAACGTGCTTTTGACATTGCCAAaactcaaactcag GTCGAGCAGCCTTTGTGCCTGGAATGCATGAGGATTTTGTCTGATAAACTTGATAAGGAGGTTGAAGATGTGAACAGGGATATTAAGGCATATGAAGCCTGCCTCAAACGCTTAGAGGGGGAGTCACGAAACGTTCTCTCCGAAGCTGATTTTCTTAAAGAGAAATTAAAG ATTGAGGAAGAAGAGAGAAGGCTTGAAGCGGCCATTAAAGAGACAGAGAACCAGTTTACGGAAGTAAATGCTGAACTAAAAGAACTGGAGCTTAAATCTGTTCGGTTTAAGGAATTGGAAGAGAG GTATTGGCatgaatataataattttcagTTTCAATTAATTTCACATCAG GAAGAGAGAGATGCAATTTTAGCAAAAATAGAAGTTTCACAAGCACACTTGGAATTGTTGAAGCGAACAAATGTGCTCAACGATGCCTTTCCCATTTGGCATGACGGAGACTTTGGAACTATTAACAATTTCCGGCTTGGACGTCTTCCCAAGATCCCA GTTGAATGGGATGAAATAAATGCTGCATGGGGACAAGCTAGCCTTCTTCTTCATACAATGTGCCAGTATTTCAGGCCAAGATTTCA ATATCGGATAAAAATACTTCCAATGGGAAGCTACCCTCGGATCATGGAACATAACAATACATATGAACT GTTTGGACCAGTGAACTTGTTTTGGAGCACACGTTACGATAAAGCCATGACGTTGTTCTTGATTTGCTTAAAGGAATTTGCTGAGTTTGCCAATTCTAGGGATCAGGAGAACAACATACCGCATGAGAAATGTTTCAAATTGCCATATAA GATTGAGAACGACAAGGTCGAAAATTATTCCATCACGCAAAGCTTCAACAAACAAGAGTATTGGACAAAAGCTCTCAAGTATACTCTCTGCAATTTGAAATGGGCTCTCTACTGGTTTGTTGGCAATACAAATTTCCAGCCCCTTTCTGCAATCACCGCATCACACAACGAAGTTCCTTCAGTTGGCTCTTTTTATACAAAGCGCGGGGCCGACTCCAAGTCTGACTATAGAAATTCTTCGACCAGGTGA
- the LOC103498841 gene encoding uncharacterized protein LOC103498841 codes for MKTTQGTKESAQASRDSANDKANENANDKVNTTEAPITDSSSVSATSKDSKRVSPQDIEFVQNLIERCLQLYMNRDEVVKTLLTRARIDPGFTTLVWQKLEEENADFFRAYYIRLKLKKQILLFNHLLEHQYHLMKYPMPPKVPLAPIQNGIHPMPVNNNSLPMGYPVLQQSMAPVPGQPHIDTMGNGISSCHIVNGVPAPSNYHPIRMNSGNEALSSMSEVPVSPTSVASSGHFPFSASEISGIGAEASTLETAFTADVANSVGLQLPGDGTDGNSRDSFRSLDQIQWNFSLTDLTADLSNFGDLGALGNYPGSPFLHSDSDILLASPENEDLVEEFFVDSVPGPPGSQSDEEKT; via the exons ATGAAGACTACACAG GGCACCAAAGAATCAGCTCAAGCTTCTCGTGATTCAGCAAATGACAAAGCAAATGAGAATGCAAATGACAAAGTAAATACAACTGAGGCACCTATTACGGATTCAAGTTCTGTATCGGCAACAAGCAAAGATAGCAAGAGAGTCTCACCTCAAGATATTGAATTT GTCCAGAATTTAATTGAGCGATGCTTGCAATTATACATGAATAGAGATGAGGTGGTTAAAACACTCCTGACTCGTGCAAGAATTGATCCTGGATTTACAACTCTCG TATGGCAGAAATTGGAAGAAGAAAATGCCGACTTTTTCCGAGCTTATTACATAaggttgaaattgaaaaaacaaatcctCTTATTCAACCATTTGCTTGAGCACCAATATCACCTCATGAAGTATCCTATGCCTCCCAAGGTTCCATTGGCACCTATTCAGAATGGGATTCACCCTATGCCTG TTAATAATAATAGCTTACCAATGGGGTACCCGGTCCTTCAGCAATCAATGGCTCCAGTCCCAGGTCAACCCCATATTGATACTATGGGTAATGGAATATCAAGTTGTCATATAGTCAATGGAGTCCCTGCGCCAAGTAACTATCATCCTATTCGGATGAATTCTGGGAACGA AGCATTATCATCCATGTCAGAGGTTCCTGTGAGTCCTACATCTGTGGCATCGAGTGGTCATTTCCCATTCTCAGCATCAGAAATCTCCGGAATTGGAGCAGAGGCTTCAACTCTTGAGACTGCCTTCACGGCAGATGTTGCAAATTCTGTGGGTTTGCAACTTCCAGGAGATGGTACAGATGGAAATTCTCGGGATTCTTTCAGATCACTTGATCAAATTCAATGGAATTTTAGTCTGACAGATCTTACAGCAGATTTGTCGAATTTCGGAG ATTTAGGAGCTTTGGGAAATTATCCTGGTTCTCCATTCCTGCATTCTGATTCAGATATTTTGCTTGCTTCTCCAGAGAATGAGGATTTAG TTGAGGAGTTTTTCGTTGATTCAGTGCCTGGGCCGCCGGGCTCGCAATCGGATGAGGAGAAAACTTAG